The following are from one region of the Heliangelus exortis chromosome 2, bHelExo1.hap1, whole genome shotgun sequence genome:
- the ATP6V1C1 gene encoding V-type proton ATPase subunit C 1 — translation MTEFWLISAPGEKTCQQTWEKLHAATTKHNNLSTNSKFNIPDLKVGTLDVLVGLSDELAKLDAFVESVVKKVAQYMADVLEDSKDKVQENLLANGVDLVTYVTRFQWDMAKYPIKQSLKNISEIIAKGVNQIDNDLKARASAYNNLKGNLQNLERKNAGSLLTRSLADVVKKEDFVLDSEYLVTLLVIVPKSNYNDWVKQYETLAEMVVPRSSNVLFEDQDSYLCNVTLFRKAVDDFKHKAREFKFMVRDFQYNEEEMKADKEEMTRLSTDKKKQFGPLVRWLKVNFSEAFIAWIHVKALRVFVESVLRYGLPVNFQAMLLQPNKKTMKKLREVLYDLYKHLDSSAAAIIDATMDIPGLNLSQQEYYPYVYYKIDCNLLEFK, via the exons ATGACTGAGTTTTGGTTGATTTctgctcctggggaaaaaacctgTCAACAGACATGGGAAAAACTACACGCAGCAACTACAAAACACAACAATCTTTCTACTAATTCAAAGTTCAATATTCCGGACTTGAAG GTTGGCACACTGGatgttttggttggtttgtcAGATGAGCTGGCTAAACTGGATGCCTTTGTGGAGAG tgttgtaAAGAAAGTGGCCCAGTATATGGCTGATGTTTTAGAAGACAGTAAAGATAAAGTTCAGGAGAATCTTCTGGCTAATGGAG TTGACTTGGTCACCTATGTAACAAGATTCCAGTGGGATATGGCTAAATACCCAATCAAGCagtcactgaaaaatatttcagaaattattgcAAAG GGAGTAAACCAGATTGACAATGATCTGAAAGCGAGAGCCTCAGCGTACAATAATCTGAAAGGGAACCTTCAgaatttggaaagaaagaatgC GGGAAGCTTGCTAACCAGAAGTCTTGCTGATGTTGTAAAGAAAGAGGACTTTGTGCTTGATTCAGAGTATTTGGTCACGTTATTAGTGATTGTACCAAA GTCAAATTATAATGACTGGGTTAAGCAGTATGAAACACTAGCAGAGATGGTTGTACCACGTTCCAGCAA tgtACTCTTTGAGGATCAAGATAGTTACCTTTGTAACGTCACCTTGTTCAGGAAGGCAGTGGATGACTTCAAGCATAAAGCCAGAGAATTCAA ATTTATGGTCCGTGACTTCCAGTATAATGAAGAAGAGATGAAAGCAGATAAAGAAGAAATGACTAGACTGTCAACTGACAAGAAGAAACAGTTT gGGCCTCTGGTTCGGTGGCTGAAAGTTAATTTCAGTGAAGCTTTCATTGCCTGGATTCATGTGAAAGCACTACGAGTTTTTGTTGAATCTGTTTTAAG ATATGGTTTGCCAGTTAACTTCCAGGCAATGCTGCTTCAGCCTAAtaagaaaacaatgaagaagCTGAGGGAGGTTCTGTATGACTTATACAAACACCTTGACAGCAGTGCAGCAGCTATCATTGAT GCAACTATGGATATTCCAGGCTTAAACCTCAGTCAGCAGGAGTACTACCCATATGTGTACTACAAGATCGATTGTAATTTGCTGGAATTCAAGTAA